The following coding sequences are from one Candidatus Melainabacteria bacterium window:
- a CDS encoding LysR family transcriptional regulator encodes MELRQLRYFVQIAELEHFGKASERLNIVQPALSRQMKQLEDELGVCLFERLSKGVRLSAAGKVFLAQSKELLSQCEKMVRLTQLVNQGQAGLLRIGFADGVTFNKTFSQILKTFRQVNANVVTDLVPASSIEQAELITKGELDLGFVYWLPREQQVNTIELEEEKLMLAVSKSSQLASRKSIRIADLDSYPMVWIARSSSPSLYDLILSRFVQKDCALNVVQEGTNESTLLSLVSAEIGATFITETAKTRKPEDVVLIPVSDLNASISVKAIWIDETNPVLNQFVKTIRKAVKK; translated from the coding sequence ATGGAATTGAGACAGTTAAGGTACTTCGTCCAGATCGCAGAACTGGAACACTTCGGAAAAGCCTCTGAACGACTCAATATCGTTCAGCCGGCACTCAGCCGTCAAATGAAGCAACTGGAAGATGAGCTTGGCGTCTGCCTGTTCGAGCGGCTCTCTAAAGGAGTCAGACTTTCTGCCGCCGGAAAAGTATTTCTGGCGCAGAGCAAAGAGCTGCTCTCTCAATGCGAAAAAATGGTGCGACTGACCCAGCTCGTCAATCAAGGACAGGCTGGATTGCTGCGCATTGGCTTTGCTGATGGGGTGACGTTCAACAAAACGTTCTCACAAATTCTGAAAACCTTTCGCCAGGTAAACGCAAATGTCGTAACCGATCTCGTACCGGCATCATCGATTGAGCAAGCAGAACTGATTACAAAAGGCGAGCTAGACCTGGGATTTGTCTATTGGCTGCCCCGCGAGCAACAAGTAAACACAATCGAACTTGAAGAAGAAAAACTGATGCTGGCAGTATCCAAGTCAAGTCAGCTGGCATCCAGAAAGTCCATCCGTATAGCCGATCTGGACAGTTATCCAATGGTCTGGATTGCGCGAAGCAGCAGTCCATCTCTGTACGATTTGATCCTCTCTCGCTTCGTACAAAAGGACTGCGCTCTCAATGTGGTTCAGGAAGGCACTAATGAGAGCACTCTCCTCAGCCTGGTGTCAGCCGAAATCGGCGCCACTTTTATCACCGAAACAGCAAAGACGAGAAAACCAGAAGATGTTGTATTGATCCCGGTTTCGGACTTGAATGCATCCATTAGCGTAAAAGCAATCTGGATTGATGAAACAAATCCGGTTCTCAATCAATTCGTCAAAACGATTCGGAAAGCCGTTAAAAAGTGA
- a CDS encoding N-acetyltransferase, which yields MFIRECKRVITVSSIVVKPFESIHQASVEALVLPIQQIEFGVKITREEQPDLMYIADTFLSGGGNFWVALDGERVVGCVGLVNMGNAQVALKKMFVAREYRGKATGVAQSLLDTAVRWCRKGDIGQIFLGTVEQLHAAHRFYEKNGFVQLAKSALPATFPLVSVDTRFYKLDLE from the coding sequence ATGTTCATAAGGGAGTGCAAGCGCGTGATTACAGTGAGTTCAATCGTTGTTAAACCATTTGAGTCCATTCACCAGGCATCTGTTGAAGCCCTGGTATTGCCGATTCAGCAAATCGAATTCGGTGTCAAGATCACACGGGAAGAGCAGCCTGATTTGATGTACATCGCTGATACGTTCTTGAGTGGCGGCGGCAATTTTTGGGTTGCACTCGATGGTGAGCGAGTTGTCGGCTGCGTTGGATTGGTCAATATGGGCAATGCCCAGGTGGCATTGAAGAAAATGTTTGTCGCTCGTGAGTATCGCGGTAAAGCAACAGGAGTTGCTCAAAGTTTGTTGGACACTGCCGTTCGCTGGTGCAGGAAAGGCGACATTGGGCAGATATTTCTCGGTACTGTAGAGCAGTTGCATGCAGCGCATCGCTTTTACGAAAAAAACGGTTTTGTGCAGTTGGCAAAGTCTGCATTGCCGGCGACGTTTCCGTTGGTTTCCGTCGACACCAGGTTCTACAAGTTGGATCTGGAGTGA
- a CDS encoding mechanosensitive ion channel family protein: MLKSLSGVFRKLFPGIVLLTLAYLAGGTDVFSSTVHEHFSRALSEYGSSLGPFAANFLAGALFFWVCWAAHPLLKSWYERLLNRTAASDRLKALVSQTLKLSYWFIAAFVSLSFVAPDLLSKVFLGVSLFGAAIALAFKDIARDGISGFFLTFSPHFGLGDTIELVGTTIKGKISAISYVQTSIETEEGTIVVPNGDMWSKSVKVYKATSEAGPRS, encoded by the coding sequence ATGCTCAAGTCACTCTCTGGAGTTTTTCGGAAGCTCTTTCCGGGAATTGTTTTGCTCACGCTGGCGTATCTCGCTGGAGGCACCGATGTCTTCAGCTCGACCGTCCACGAGCATTTTTCCAGGGCTCTGTCGGAATACGGCAGCAGCCTCGGTCCGTTCGCAGCGAACTTCCTCGCCGGCGCGCTCTTCTTCTGGGTGTGCTGGGCTGCGCATCCGCTGTTGAAGAGCTGGTACGAACGACTGCTCAATCGCACCGCGGCGTCAGATCGGCTCAAGGCTCTCGTCTCTCAGACGCTGAAGCTCAGCTACTGGTTCATCGCGGCCTTCGTGTCGCTGTCGTTCGTCGCACCTGACCTGCTCTCCAAGGTGTTCCTTGGTGTCAGCCTGTTTGGTGCGGCGATTGCCCTCGCTTTCAAGGACATTGCGCGAGATGGGATCTCGGGTTTCTTCCTCACCTTCAGTCCGCACTTCGGTCTGGGAGACACCATCGAGCTGGTTGGCACGACGATCAAAGGCAAGATCAGCGCCATCAGCTATGTCCAGACGAGCATCGAGACCGAAGAGGGCACCATCGTCGTACCAAATGGCGACATGTGGTCCAAGTCGGTCAAGGTGTACAAGGCGACGTCGGAGGCTGGACCTCGGTCTTAG
- a CDS encoding aminopeptidase P family protein, with the protein MNKRLKKLQKSLDTHGIDGLLVRTDEGDNQNVAYLSGFGGSTGVLLITAKKAYIITDARYYTRATAEATDFKLVKVLRGKKVTEHINEALSLAGLKKGCKIGFEAAHIPVQIAKIWKTDLKAKLVPTVHVVERFRQYKDEHEVELLRTACKVTSRVYNEVAALLAPGLTENQVAFELDMRLRKYGALTNSFSSIVASGPNSAVPHHSTGDRKLRAGEPVVMDFGGLFPGGYCSDITRTAFVPGKKPDPKMQEIYEIVLKANKAARKALKVGMLYRDFDKVARDVIQKSGYGQYFTHGLGHSLGLVAHDPYDYENDPFKEGMVVTDEPGIYIDGFGGVRIEDDLVVTKDGVECLTNAPYWKF; encoded by the coding sequence ATGAATAAGCGTTTGAAAAAGCTCCAGAAGTCACTGGACACCCACGGAATCGACGGTCTCCTCGTTCGCACCGATGAAGGCGACAACCAGAACGTAGCTTACTTGAGCGGCTTCGGTGGGAGCACAGGCGTGCTTCTCATCACCGCCAAGAAGGCTTACATCATCACCGATGCGCGTTACTACACCCGTGCCACGGCTGAAGCTACCGACTTCAAGCTGGTGAAAGTGTTGCGCGGGAAAAAAGTGACAGAGCACATCAACGAAGCTCTCTCTCTGGCTGGTCTGAAAAAGGGCTGCAAAATCGGCTTTGAAGCCGCACACATACCTGTGCAGATAGCCAAGATCTGGAAAACTGATTTGAAGGCTAAGCTCGTGCCGACGGTGCATGTCGTCGAGAGATTCCGTCAGTACAAAGACGAGCACGAAGTGGAGCTGCTGCGTACGGCTTGCAAAGTCACCAGCCGTGTCTACAACGAAGTGGCGGCTTTGCTTGCTCCCGGGTTGACAGAAAATCAAGTCGCCTTCGAGCTCGACATGCGCTTGCGCAAGTATGGTGCTTTGACGAACAGTTTCTCTTCGATTGTGGCCAGTGGACCGAATTCGGCCGTACCTCATCACTCCACCGGCGATCGCAAACTTAGAGCTGGTGAGCCTGTGGTCATGGATTTCGGTGGTCTCTTCCCGGGCGGTTATTGTTCCGACATTACCCGCACTGCTTTCGTGCCAGGCAAGAAGCCAGACCCGAAGATGCAGGAGATTTACGAAATCGTTCTAAAGGCCAACAAAGCGGCTCGAAAAGCGCTTAAGGTGGGCATGCTCTATCGCGATTTCGACAAAGTCGCTCGCGATGTGATTCAGAAAAGCGGCTACGGTCAGTACTTCACTCATGGTCTGGGACACAGCCTCGGGCTGGTTGCACACGATCCCTACGACTATGAGAATGACCCATTCAAAGAGGGTATGGTCGTCACCGATGAGCCTGGCATCTACATCGATGGTTTCGGTGGAGTGCGCATCGAAGATGATCTTGTCGTCACCAAAGACGGTGTCGAATGTCTGACAAACGCCCCTTACTGGAAGTTTTAG
- the dapC gene encoding succinyldiaminopimelate transaminase: MNPFLTELQPYPFEKLAALKAGVNPPAGKSAIVMSIGEPKHPSPKFIKDALSANLDGIAGYPTTAGQPALRQAIANWLCRRFHLKPETMDPERNVLPVNGTREALFAIAQCCIDAKSAPYVLMPNPFYQIYEGAALLAGAKPWFINVSEESLLPDFDAVPEDVWRQCQLLYLCSPGNPTGAVMSSELLCRLIDLSHKYNFVIASDECYSELYPLEENPPVGILQAAAAMGVHDYSNCLAFHSLSKRSSVPGLRSGFVAGDAKIIERFRLFRTYHGCAMPLPTQMASIAAWQDEEHVVENRALYREKFARAIEILQPVTQVAEPEGAFYLWLKTGGDDTAFARDMFAEQNVTVLPGSYLSRPVSGIDPGAGRVRIALVPGRDECLEAIRRIAEFVGSR, encoded by the coding sequence ATGAATCCATTTCTAACCGAGCTACAGCCATATCCATTTGAGAAGCTCGCTGCCCTGAAAGCGGGAGTGAACCCGCCTGCGGGCAAAAGTGCCATCGTGATGTCTATCGGTGAGCCCAAGCATCCGTCGCCGAAGTTCATCAAAGACGCGCTCAGCGCCAATCTGGACGGGATCGCTGGTTATCCCACGACTGCCGGGCAGCCTGCACTTCGCCAGGCTATCGCCAACTGGCTTTGCCGCCGCTTCCATTTGAAGCCCGAGACGATGGACCCCGAGCGCAATGTATTGCCCGTAAATGGCACGCGTGAGGCACTTTTTGCCATCGCTCAATGTTGTATTGATGCGAAATCGGCTCCATATGTCTTGATGCCTAATCCTTTCTACCAGATTTACGAAGGAGCAGCTCTACTGGCCGGCGCTAAGCCCTGGTTCATCAACGTTTCGGAAGAGAGCCTCTTGCCCGATTTCGATGCCGTACCTGAAGATGTTTGGAGGCAGTGCCAGCTCCTTTATCTGTGTTCGCCGGGCAATCCAACAGGCGCAGTCATGTCGTCTGAGCTCCTCTGCCGGTTGATAGACCTGTCGCATAAATACAACTTCGTGATTGCATCCGACGAATGTTATTCAGAGCTTTATCCGCTTGAAGAAAATCCGCCCGTGGGAATTTTGCAAGCTGCCGCGGCGATGGGAGTGCATGATTATTCAAATTGTCTTGCCTTTCACAGTTTGTCGAAACGTTCATCAGTGCCTGGATTGCGCTCTGGTTTCGTGGCTGGAGATGCCAAAATCATCGAGCGTTTTCGCTTGTTCCGCACTTATCACGGTTGTGCCATGCCGCTGCCTACGCAGATGGCCAGCATCGCAGCCTGGCAAGACGAAGAACATGTTGTGGAAAATCGCGCTCTCTACCGTGAGAAATTCGCGCGTGCCATAGAAATTTTGCAACCTGTCACCCAGGTCGCCGAGCCTGAGGGCGCCTTTTACCTCTGGTTGAAGACCGGCGGCGACGATACTGCTTTTGCCCGTGATATGTTCGCAGAGCAAAATGTTACCGTTCTGCCTGGAAGTTATCTTTCTCGTCCCGTTTCAGGTATAGACCCGGGAGCCGGAAGAGTGCGCATCGCGCTTGTGCCTGGCAGAGACGAATGTCTCGAGGCAATAAGGCGAATCGCTGAATTTGTTGGGTCGCGTTAG